TTCTCGGTATAATTTGGACGAACGTCCGACCAATAGCGTAAGATGTGCTTTCTGGTAAGAGGAAATCGCGCAGCGCGGAGGCGTTGCGAAGGAAAGGGATTCGATGTCAGGGGCGTCGACGCGCGAGCGCATTCTCGACGCTGCGGAGCGGACATTCGCGGAACGTGGCGGCGCCGATGGCGCTTCGATGCGGGATCTCGCGGCCGCGGCTGACGTCCGGCTTTCGCAGCTGAGCTATTACTTCGGCTCGAAGGAGGCGCTGTATCGGGCCGTCTTCGCCCGCCGGGCGGATGCGCTGGCCCTGGCACGCGGCACGGCGCTCGGCGTGGCGATGGCCGTGTCCGCGCCCGATATCCGTGCGGTGGTCGAAGCCTTCATCGGCCCTTCCGTGCGCCAGCGTTTCGCGGAAGGCGTTCAAGGGGCGGCGTTCGCGCAGCTGACGGCCCGCGAGGCGGTCGATCCGCGCGAGGCCGCGCGCGGCGTATTGGCCGAGCATTTCGACCCCACGGCCAGCGATTTCCTGGCGGCATTTGCGCGGCTCTACCCGGGTTCATCCCCCGCTTGCCGCGTCGATGCCTATCTTTTCATGGTTGGAGCGCTGGTCATGACGATGGCGTCCGGCGACCGCGCCGCACGGCTCGATCAGGAGCGCCGTGATGCCCCCCCAGGCGAGAACACCGAGCTATTGCTCGAACATCTCATCACATTCTGCGCTGCCGGAATTGTCGGGTTGCTGGCGAGAAGGAACGGCGGATCGGCCGGGGCCTGATTGCCTTCGGCGACCCGGCGAAACCGATTATGATCCGCAGAGATGGATTACCCATCGCACGACTGCAGAACGCAGGCTTCAATCTCTCTCCAAGCAGAAATTCGAAGGTATTTTCTATCCGAGCAGTGCCATAACGCCGCTCGGCCGCGTCTGTCATGCCGCCGAACGGAGCTTGATATGATCGACCGCAGAACTCTGCTGGCTCTGGCGGCCGGTACCGTGGCCGGGATCGGTCAGGGCTTCGCTCAAAGCACGACGCTGCGCATCGGCTATGTGCCGGTCATCGGAGCGAGCGCCCTGTTCGTCGTCGCAGGAGACGGATCGGCACGAGATGCCGGCCTCGACCTCAAGCTCAGCAAGTTCGACTCCGGCCCGAACGCCATCCAGGCCTTCGCCTCCGGGACGATCGACATCCTGGTCATCGGCGTCGCTCCGGTGGCCGTCGCCCGCGCCCGCGGACTCGACACCGCGATCATCACTGCCGCTGCCGTCGGCGGTGCCGCCTTCATGGCGGGTCCCACCCTGGCCAAGGCCTTCGCCGAAAATGGCAACGACCCGGCCAAGGCCTTTGCCGCCTTCAACGCTGCGACGGGCCGCAAGGCCAAGTTGGGCACACTGCCGCCCGGCGGCGTGCCGACGGTCGCCCTTCACCATTGGCTCTGGAAAGTCGGCAAGGTCGAGCGATCCGACGTCGAGATCGCCAATATGGGCATCGAGGGGGTGCAACAGGCCATGCTGACGGGCGCCATCGATGGCGGCACGCTGCTCGAGCCTTCGGTCACGGTTGTTTCCGAGCGGGACCCGCGCATCAAGCGCATCGTCAATTCGCCGGACATGTTCCCGAACATTCCAGGTGTCGTCGTCGCGGCATCGGGCGACCTCCTCAAGAACCGGCCCGATCTGGCCGAGCGTTTCGTCGGCCTCTTCCATCGAGCGACCGAGCAGATTCGCAGCGAGCCGGCCAAGGCGGCGCCGCTCGTGCTCGCCGTTCTCGGCGGCGGCCTGGTCGAGGAGGGCACGATCGCGCGAGCCCTGACCTCGCCGGCAGTGAGCTTCGTCAACGACCCCGGCAGGATTCGCGGGGCAACCGAGGAGCTGCTCGCCTATCAGGTGGAACTCGGCGACTTCCCCCAGGCCCCGGCGCTCGACGGCCTGTTCGATCAGGCTCTCTACGAACGCGGCGTGCGGACCGCAGCGCGCTGAGCGGCGCGCCTCAAAACGGGCTGGATAGGGTCGCGCTGCGCAACGCTATCGATCAGCTACCAGCGTCACAGGCGCAACGCTGAGCGCCCGGATAGCTGGCCTCCGTTTTCCGCCTCAAGCGGATTGGGCAGGGCCGAGCAGGGCGAGCCTGCGGCGCACGCCTTCGTCGTCGAGCAGATTCCCGGCATCGCCATCCAGCCGGTGGCGCCAATTGGGCTTCTCGATCGTCGTGCCGGGGACGTTGGGCTGCACGCGCAGGCCGAGCGCATCCTCTATCGGCACGATCTTCAGCGTGCAGGGTGTCGCGGCGATATAACGGATCGCCGCGTCCACCACCGGAGCGGTGTCATCGGGAGCAGGGCGCTCGCCCTCGGCCAGTCCGGCATCCTGAAAGGCACCCCAAAGCACGCCGCGCTCCCATGCACGGGCATTTTCCGGTTCGGCGCCATCGGCCGGATCGATATCCGAGCCTGCCCACCAACCTGCAGTCGGCACGAGATCATGCGTGCTCGTCAAAGCGACCGCCTGCGGATCCCAGTCCCAGGGCCGGACATAGCCATGCTCGGTGCGCTCGAAGCGCAATACGCGCAGGCCGGCGACGCCCTGCTCGCGCAGATAGTCGCGGAAGCCGTAGGGCAGGGTGCCCAGATCCTCCCCGATGACGATGGCACGGTGCCGCCAGGATTCGAGCGCGATCAGCCGGAACAGCGTTTCCGAGGGAAAGCTGACATAGGCGCCGTCGAGTGCGCCCGCACCCTCGGGGATGAGCCAGAGGCGGCTCATGCCCATGACGTGGTCGATGCGGATGCCGCCGACATGGCGCAGGCTCGCGCGCAGGGTTTCGATGAAAGGCGCGTAGCCGCTTGCCGCGAGGCCGCGCGGGGAGAAGGTGGTCAAGGCCCAGTTCTGGCCGTCGGCGGCGTAGTAGTCGGGCGGCGCGCCGATGCTGAGCCCGTGCAGGATCTCGTCCTGACGGCTCCAGGCATGGCTGCCGGACCCGTCCATGCCGATGGCCAGATCGGCGATGAGGCCGACCGTCATGCCGGCATCCCGGCACGCGCGCTGGGCTCCCGCGTAGGAGCAGCTCGTGAGCCATTGCAGGAAGATTTGGTAGTTCACATCGCTCGCATGGGCCCCGGCGAACGCACCGACCTCGGCACCGTCGGGGTCGCGATAGCCCGGGAGCCAATCGCGCCAGCTCCGCAATGTCGGGTCGCGCGCCAGCTCAGCTGCGTGCAGCACCTCGAAGATCGCGTGAGAGCGCAGCAAGGGGGAGGCCTCGTCGGCAAAGCGCTGAAAGGCCACGCCGGCCTCGCTGCCGCTGTCAGCGCCGAGCAACCCATCGAACAGCCCCCGCAGGAAGCGCTGTTTCAGTGGGGTCGCGGCAAGCCAGTCGATCTGGCCGAGGCCGGAGAGCCGCTCCATCTCCTCCGCGAGTCCTTGGCGCGCGATGACATCGCGGATCAGGCCGTCCGGCAGCGCCGCGACGGGATCGGCATGAAGAGGGTTGTAGAAGAGCCGTGTCGAAGGGGAGTAAGGGCTGAACTGGGCGGGCAGGGCGCCGTAGAGCGCGTGGACGGGGCTGATCGCCAAGGTGTCGGCGCCCTGGGCGGCGGCGGCGCGCCCGAGCGCGGCAACCCCGGCGAAATTGCCGATGCCGCCGTCATTGTCGCTGCGCAGGGAATAGATCTGGGCGGCCAGCCCCCAGCCGGCGCGCCCGCCCGACAGATCCGGGAAGGTGATGCAGCGCGCCGGGGCGACCGCAACTGTGATGGTCCCGCTGTCGAGCTGGATGCTGTGGTAGCCCGGCTCGTCGAAGGCGGGCAGGGACAGGCGATCTCCCGATCTGTCGGCCGTGACGGTGCGGCGCGTTCCGTCCTCCCGAACCGTCTCGACAGTCATGCCGGCTTCGCCTGCCACCGGCAGGTCGACCGGTCGGCCGACACGGGCGGTCACGAAATTCGCCGAACCCGAGAGCGGGTTGGCTTCGATGGCAGCGAGCGAGTTGCGCAGGGCCTCGTCGCCAGCCGTGGGCAGACCAAGCGCCAGCAGGATGGCGCGCAGGCTGTCCGGCGAGACCTGGCGCAGCGTGCCGGTCTGGTCGGTCCATTCGGGCGCGATGCCGGCGCGCATGGCGAGCTGGCGCAGGATGTCGTCGGTCATCGCTCGCTCCGAAGCTCAGATCTTGCGCGCCGGGCCGGCATGTTCCAGCACGACCAGAGACAGCGGCGGCAGGGTCAATGACAATGATTGCGTCTGCCCATGCGCGGCCACGGGCTCAGCCACAACCTGCCCGCCATTGCCCAGGTCCGAGCCGCCATAGGCGGCCGCGTCGCTGTTGAGCCGTTCCGCCCAAAGGCCTGAAGCGGGGACGCCGACGCGATAATCGTGGCGCGGGACCGGCGTCATGTTCGAGACGACGAGCAGGGGCGGCCGATCGTCCCCGGCAGATCGCGCGAAGGCGAAGATGGCGTTGACGTTGTCGTCCGCGATGACCCAGTCGAAGCCATCGGGGCTGTGGTCCAGGCGATAGAGCGCCGGGGTCGCGCGATAGAGCGCATTGAGATCGCGCATCAGCTGCATCGCACCGCGACGCCGGACGTCGTCATCGGCGGGCCAGGGGAAGGGAGCATCGACGTTCCACTCGTCTTCCTGGCCGAACTCGCAACCCATGAAGAGCAGCTTCTTGCCCGGATGCGTCCACATCAGCGCAAGGCAGAGGCGCAAATTCGCGAAGCGCTGCCAATCGTCGCCGGGCATGCGGCCGAGCAGCGATCCTTTGCCGTGCACGACCTCGTCATGGGAGATCGGCAGCACGAAGTTCTCGGAGAAGGCGTAGATCAGCCCGAAGGTGACGTCGTCGCCGTGAAAGCCGCGATGGATCGGATCGCGCGCGAAATAGCGCAGGGTATCGTGCATCCAGCCCATGTTCCATTTGAAGTGGAACCCGAGCCCGCCATGGTGGACGGGAGAGGTCACGCCGGGCCATGCCGTCGATTCCTCGGCGATGGTGATGGCCCCGCGGCTGCGAGCGCCGACCAGCGTGTTGAGTTCCTGGAAGAACGAGATCGCCTCGAAATTCTCGCGTCCGCCGAGATGGTTGGGCACCCATTCGCCGGGCGGGCGGCTGTAGTCGCGATAGAGCATGGACGCGACGGCATCGACGCGCAGGCCATCGAGATGGAAGGTCTCCAGCCACCACAGCGCCGAGGCGATCAGGAAGCCACGCACCTCGCGCCGGCCGACATTGTAGATCAGCGTGTTCCAGTCGCGGTGGAAGCCCTGTCGCGGGTCCTCGTGCTCATAGAGCGCGGTGCCGTCGAAACGGGCAATGCCGTGATCGTCCGATGGAAAATGCGCCGGCACCCAATCGAGGATCACCCCGATGCCGGCGGCGTGGCAGCGATCGACGAAGCGGGCGAAATCCTCCGGAGAGCCGAGCCGGGCGGTCGGCGCGAACAGCCCGAGCGGCTGATAGCCCCATGAGCCCCCGAACGGGTGCTCCGTGATCGGCAGCAATTCGACATGGGTGAAGCCCATATACTGCAGATAGGGGATCAGCCTGTCCGTCGCCTCCTCCCAACTGCCGAGCTGGCCCCATTCTGTCCGCAGCCATGAGCCGACATGGACTTCATAGGCCGCAAGTGGCTCGTTCATCGGAGTGGCGTTTTCGCGATGCTTCAGCCATTCGGCGTCCGTCCAGGTGAATGCGGGTGCCGCTGCGACGATCGAGCCGGTGCGCGGCGGAAGCTCGTGCCGCCGGCCGAGCGGATCGGCCTTCCAGGGCAGCTGTTCGCCATGGGAGCCGGTGATCGCATATTTGTAGACAGCGCCGGGGCCGATGCCGGGGATGAACAGTTCCCAGATGCCGGGGCCGAGGCGGCGGCGCATCGCATGACGGCGGGCATCCCAGCCGTTGAAGTCGCCGACGACCGAGACATGAGAGGCGTTCGGCGCCCAGACGGCGAAGAGGACGCCGTCGACGCCGTCGAAGCTGCGCGGATTGGCGCCGAGCCGGGTCGACAGATCGAAATGCCGTCCCTCGGCGAAGAGGTAGATGTCCTCCTCCGAGAGCAGCAGGCCGAAGGCGTAGGGGTCGGCCGCCTCGACGATGCCGTCCGGCCAGGAAATCCGGAGCCGATAGGGCTCGTCAGCCGGCGCGATGGCCTGGAATATGCTGTTGCCCAGGCCGATCATGGCGACGGATTTGCGATCGTCGCCCTCTCCGGTGACGAGCTCGACATAGTTGGTGCCGGGCAGGAAGGCCCGCACGAAATGGCCGCCCTCGAAGGCGTGGCGGCCGAGCACGGCGAAGGGGTCGGGATGCCGCGCCTGCTCGAGGAGATCGACCTCATGCAAGGACAAGCTGGGCAGGGGAGGCAAAGTCTGGCGCATCAGTCGCCCTTGTCGCGGCGCGAGAGGGACTCCACCGCAGCCGGGGAATCATTCATGATGCAACGCAGCAGAGATGCTTTGCGTTCCGGCTTCAAGATGCCGCATATTTCGTCAGATCCTGCCCGGAACCGGGCGCTTTGGCTGCGGTTGTTCAACCGGATTTTAGCCCTGAGGCAAGGAGATTGTCGATGAGCCGGGAGCAGATCGTCCGCGATACCGCCTATGCGATCTGGGAGGCGGAGGGCAAGCCGGAGGGGCGCGATACCGAGCATTGGCGTCAGGCCGAGCAGCGCGTCACCGCGAGCGTCGACAAAGCCCCCAAAGCGAAAGCGCCTGTGAAGGGCAAGGTCACGCCTGACGCCGATGGCAAGCCGAAGGCGCAGGCGCCCCTCAAGGCCGCTGCGACGAAAGCCGCGCCCGGCAAAGCCGCATCGACGAAGAAAGTCTGAGGTCGCCGGCTCGACCGGTCGCACTCTCCGGGCTGCCAACAGCCGCTCTCTATGGGAGCGGCTTTTTTGCGTCCAGAAGCCGCGTGCCACGCTGTTCAAGCGGCCAGGGCTCGAGCGTACACATCGGCATAGCGGAAAGTGGGGCGGCGCCAGTCGAAGCGCTTGGCCATCGCGTGCTCGCGCATCTGCCGGAAGTCGCGCTTCGAGCGATAGGCTTCGAGGGCGCGCGTGACGGCGCCGGTAAGCCCCGCCCCGGTCAGCGACGAGAACAGGAAGCCCGAAAGCCCATCCTCGATCGTGTCGACGAGCCCGCCGGTACGATAGGCGATCGGCAGGGCGCCGGAGCGTTGGGCGTACATCTGGCTCAGGCCACAGGGTTCGAAGCGGGAGGGCATCAGCAGGAAGTCGCTCGCCGCGAAGAGGCGCCGCGCCTCGCCATCGTCGAAGCCGATGCGAGCGGCGACCGAGCGGGGATACTGTCGCGCCAGCTTCTCGACCGCCTCCTCGATGCGCGGCTCGCCACGGCCGGTGACGACGAGCTGGCCGCCTTGCCTGACGATGGTCTCCGCCGCTTCCAGCGACAGGTCGATGCCCTTCTGATGGACGAGGCGCGAGACGATGGAGAACAGCGGGCCGCGCGAGTCGGGCAGTTCAAAGACCTTGCGGATTTCAGCGGCATTGCGCCGCTTCCACTGCCGGATGATCTGCTCGCTGGTCTTGCCGCCTTCGATCAGCGCGTTCCAGCTATCGTCGATGCCGTTGACGATGCCGGTGAGGCGGCCCTCGTCCATGCGCGTCTTCAGGAGCCCTTCGAGGCCGCAGCCATGCTCCGGCGTGGTGATTTCCTGGGCGTAGGTTTCGCTGACGGTGGTGACGTGGGAGCCGTAGAAGATGCCGCTCTTCAGGAACGAGATCTTGCCGTGGAATTCGGCGCCGTTGACGTGGAAAGCGAGGTCGGGGATGCCGAGCGCGGCCATGCGCTGCGGCTGGTAGAGGCCCTGATAGGCGAGGTTGTGGATCGTCAGGATCGACGGGGTAGCCAAGCCCTTCCATCGCAGATACCCGGCCGCGAGCGCGGACGGCCAGTCGTTGACGTGGATGATGTCCGGCTTCCAGTTCGGGTCGGCTTCACCGGCGGCGATTTCCGCGGCTGCGAGCGATAGCCGGCCGAAACGGACGTCGTTGTCGCCGAAATCCCCGCCTCCGAAAGGCCCGTAGGGCGATCCTTCCCGATCATAGAGTTCATCGCAGAGCACGGCGTAGATCGTGAGGCCGTCTGCGGTGGCGAAGCGCCCGAGCGACCAGGGCGGCAGGCTCGCCGTGCGCGGCATCGTCCGCACGATGTCCATGGCCGGCCTGGCAGCCCGCACCTGGCGGAACCCGGGGATCAGAACGCGGACGTCGCAGAATCCGCGCAACTGACGCGGCAGTGCCGTGGAGACCTCTCCGAGCCCGCCGGCCTTGATGAAATCCCCCATCTCGGAGGTGACGAAGAGGAGTTTGGTCGCAGCCGCTATAGGCGAAGGCGCTTCGGCGGGTTCATGCCTGACGGCCTGGGCATAGGTGAGGGCGTGGCCTGACGTGGACGAGACGGTCTCGGTCTCAGCCTGCTTCAGCACATCGGCCATCGTCACGTCCTCGGCACGTCGCCCATCGAGAAACCCAGCGGAGTCATCATAGTTCCATGTTGCGTTGCAAAATCATTATGCAAGATCGGGACCGTTCCGCCGGAACCGGGCGGCATGCGCGACGTTGCAGCCTTCACGACCAGCATGACGGGCGGAGATGACAGGGTCGTGGCGCGATGCCGTTGCCCGTTCCCGCCTCAAAGGATGAGGCGAGAGCGGCATGGCGCGGACTTCCATCGATCCGAGCGAGATCAAGCCTGGGCATATCAGCGAACTCGGGGCGACCTGCGACGGGGAGGGCACCAACTTCGCGCTGTTCTCGGCCCATGCCGAACGGGTCGAGCTCTGCCTTTTCGACGAGAGCGGCAAGACCGAGACGGCACGCATCACCTTGCCGGAATATACCGACGAGGTCTTTCACGGTTACTTGCCCGGCATCGGCCCGGGGCAGCGCTATGGCTATCGCGTCCATGGCCGCTTCGCGCCCGAAGAGGGGCATCGGTTCAATCCCAACAAGCTGCTGCTCGATCCCTATGCCAGGGAGTTCTCAGGCGCCCTCGACTGGAACGACGCGCATTACTGCTACGAGATCGGAGCTGGAAAGGATCGGGACCTCAGCTTCAGCGAGTTGGACAGCGCCCCGTTCACGCCGAAATGCGTGGTCGTGGACTGGAAGGCCGATCCGAAGCGCCCCGCATCGCCGGCGGTCGAATGGGACCGGACGATCTTCTACGAGGCCCATGTACGCGGCTTCACCCAGCTTCACCCGGCGGTGCCGGAGGACAAGCGCGGCACCTTCGACGGCCTCGGCGAGAAGGCGGTGATCGACTATATCAAGGCACTCGGCGTCACCACGGTCGAGCTTCTGCCGGTGCATGCCTATCTCGACGACCATCACCTCGTCGCCAAGGGCCTGTCGAACTATTGGGGCTACAATAGCATCGGCTTCTTCGCGCCGATGGCGCGCTATCTCGGCCGGGCCGGCCTGTCCTCATTCCGCGACATGGTCCGCAAGTTCCACGATGCCGGGCTCGAGGTCGTGCTGGACGTGGTCTACAACCATACGGCGGAAGGCAACGAGCTCGGGCCGACGCTCTCCTTCAAGGGCATCGACAACTTCTCCTACTACCGGACGATGCCGAAGGAGCCGCGCTTCTACATCAACGACACCGGCACCGGGAACACGGTCAACACTTCCCATCCGCGCGTGCTGCAGATGGTGATGGATTCGCTGCGCTACTGGGTCGAGGTCATGGAAGTCGACGGTTTCCGCTTCGATCTCGGCACGATCCTCGGCCGCGAGCCGCATGGCTTCGACCCGCGCGGCGGCTTCTTCGACGCGATCGGGCAGGACCCGGTGCTGCGCAAGGTCAAGCTGGTCGGCGAGCCCTGGGATATCGGCCCCGGCGGCTATCAGGTCGGCAGCTTCCCACCCGGCTGGGCCGAATGGAACGACAAGTACCGCGATACCGTGCGGGCCTATTGGAAGGGCGAGGAAGGCATCATCCGCGACCTCGCCGCGCGGGTCACGGGCTCTGGTGACATCTACGATCAGCGCGGCCGCAGACCCTGGGCCGGAGTGAACTTCCTGACCGCGCATGACGGCTTCACGCTCAATGACCTCGTTTCCTACAACGACAAGCACAACGAGCCGAACGGCGAGGACAACAAGGACGGCCACGGCCACAATCTGTCCTTCAACTATGGCACCGAGGGGCCGACAGAAGACGAGGGCATCATTGCCGTGCGCGAGCGGCAAAAGCGCAATCTGCTGGCGACGCTGCTCCTCTCCCACGGCACGCCAATGCTGCTCTCCGGAGACGAGCATAGCCATTCCAACCGCGGCAACAACAACGTCTACGCCCAGGATAACGACACCGCCTGGATGCGCTGGGACGAGATCACCGCTCGCGACGAGGCGCTTGCCAGCTTCGTGAAGCGCGTGATCGCGCTGCGGACGGAGCATCCGATCTTCCGCCGGGCATCCTTCCGCGACGGCTGCGTGCTGCGCTGGGTCAATCCGGCCGGCGGCGACCAGCAGGAGGAGCACTGGGATGACCCGGGCGTGCTCGCGATCGGTCTGCTGATGCATAGGCCCGATGTCGAGGCCGGGGGCGACGAGGCGCTGATCCTGTTCAATGCCTTCGATGGCGAGGTCGTGTTCAAGATTCCGGCGCGGGTGAAGCCGGGCTCCTGGGCAGTGGTGCTGGATACAGAGACCGGCCCTAACTCGGACGAAGGCCGCAAAGGGGTGAAGGCCGATCAGGAGATCACGCTGTCGCCGCGCTCGCTGATCGTCCTGATGTGACGATGCTCGGCGTTCGCTAGAGCTCAGGAGTGTTGACGGAACCACGGCGTCATTCCGGGGCTTCGCGTCAGCGAAGAGTCCGGAATCCATGAACACGGGGTCAAACGAGAAGACGAGTCGGATCGGCGCGCTTTTGGATGGGCCGTCGTGTTCATGGGTTCCGGGCTCGGGCCTGCGGCCCGCCCCGGAATGACGGCGTGGTTCCGTGCAAAATCAATGTGCTCTAGGCCGTGCGGCGCCAGAGGCTGACGCTGCGGGGCGGCAATTCGCCGGCTGCACCCTCGTTCGATGCGAGCAGCCTGGTCCAAGCTCCCGTAGAGAACGACAACGGCATGGCTTC
Above is a genomic segment from Bosea sp. NBC_00550 containing:
- a CDS encoding TetR/AcrR family transcriptional regulator — its product is MSGASTRERILDAAERTFAERGGADGASMRDLAAAADVRLSQLSYYFGSKEALYRAVFARRADALALARGTALGVAMAVSAPDIRAVVEAFIGPSVRQRFAEGVQGAAFAQLTAREAVDPREAARGVLAEHFDPTASDFLAAFARLYPGSSPACRVDAYLFMVGALVMTMASGDRAARLDQERRDAPPGENTELLLEHLITFCAAGIVGLLARRNGGSAGA
- a CDS encoding ABC transporter substrate-binding protein, with product MIDRRTLLALAAGTVAGIGQGFAQSTTLRIGYVPVIGASALFVVAGDGSARDAGLDLKLSKFDSGPNAIQAFASGTIDILVIGVAPVAVARARGLDTAIITAAAVGGAAFMAGPTLAKAFAENGNDPAKAFAAFNAATGRKAKLGTLPPGGVPTVALHHWLWKVGKVERSDVEIANMGIEGVQQAMLTGAIDGGTLLEPSVTVVSERDPRIKRIVNSPDMFPNIPGVVVAASGDLLKNRPDLAERFVGLFHRATEQIRSEPAKAAPLVLAVLGGGLVEEGTIARALTSPAVSFVNDPGRIRGATEELLAYQVELGDFPQAPALDGLFDQALYERGVRTAAR
- the malQ gene encoding 4-alpha-glucanotransferase; its protein translation is MTDDILRQLAMRAGIAPEWTDQTGTLRQVSPDSLRAILLALGLPTAGDEALRNSLAAIEANPLSGSANFVTARVGRPVDLPVAGEAGMTVETVREDGTRRTVTADRSGDRLSLPAFDEPGYHSIQLDSGTITVAVAPARCITFPDLSGGRAGWGLAAQIYSLRSDNDGGIGNFAGVAALGRAAAAQGADTLAISPVHALYGALPAQFSPYSPSTRLFYNPLHADPVAALPDGLIRDVIARQGLAEEMERLSGLGQIDWLAATPLKQRFLRGLFDGLLGADSGSEAGVAFQRFADEASPLLRSHAIFEVLHAAELARDPTLRSWRDWLPGYRDPDGAEVGAFAGAHASDVNYQIFLQWLTSCSYAGAQRACRDAGMTVGLIADLAIGMDGSGSHAWSRQDEILHGLSIGAPPDYYAADGQNWALTTFSPRGLAASGYAPFIETLRASLRHVGGIRIDHVMGMSRLWLIPEGAGALDGAYVSFPSETLFRLIALESWRHRAIVIGEDLGTLPYGFRDYLREQGVAGLRVLRFERTEHGYVRPWDWDPQAVALTSTHDLVPTAGWWAGSDIDPADGAEPENARAWERGVLWGAFQDAGLAEGERPAPDDTAPVVDAAIRYIAATPCTLKIVPIEDALGLRVQPNVPGTTIEKPNWRHRLDGDAGNLLDDEGVRRRLALLGPAQSA
- the glgB gene encoding 1,4-alpha-glucan branching protein GlgB; the protein is MRQTLPPLPSLSLHEVDLLEQARHPDPFAVLGRHAFEGGHFVRAFLPGTNYVELVTGEGDDRKSVAMIGLGNSIFQAIAPADEPYRLRISWPDGIVEAADPYAFGLLLSEEDIYLFAEGRHFDLSTRLGANPRSFDGVDGVLFAVWAPNASHVSVVGDFNGWDARRHAMRRRLGPGIWELFIPGIGPGAVYKYAITGSHGEQLPWKADPLGRRHELPPRTGSIVAAAPAFTWTDAEWLKHRENATPMNEPLAAYEVHVGSWLRTEWGQLGSWEEATDRLIPYLQYMGFTHVELLPITEHPFGGSWGYQPLGLFAPTARLGSPEDFARFVDRCHAAGIGVILDWVPAHFPSDDHGIARFDGTALYEHEDPRQGFHRDWNTLIYNVGRREVRGFLIASALWWLETFHLDGLRVDAVASMLYRDYSRPPGEWVPNHLGGRENFEAISFFQELNTLVGARSRGAITIAEESTAWPGVTSPVHHGGLGFHFKWNMGWMHDTLRYFARDPIHRGFHGDDVTFGLIYAFSENFVLPISHDEVVHGKGSLLGRMPGDDWQRFANLRLCLALMWTHPGKKLLFMGCEFGQEDEWNVDAPFPWPADDDVRRRGAMQLMRDLNALYRATPALYRLDHSPDGFDWVIADDNVNAIFAFARSAGDDRPPLLVVSNMTPVPRHDYRVGVPASGLWAERLNSDAAAYGGSDLGNGGQVVAEPVAAHGQTQSLSLTLPPLSLVVLEHAGPARKI
- a CDS encoding DUF2934 domain-containing protein, with the translated sequence MSREQIVRDTAYAIWEAEGKPEGRDTEHWRQAEQRVTASVDKAPKAKAPVKGKVTPDADGKPKAQAPLKAAATKAAPGKAASTKKV
- the glgA gene encoding glycogen synthase GlgA codes for the protein MADVLKQAETETVSSTSGHALTYAQAVRHEPAEAPSPIAAATKLLFVTSEMGDFIKAGGLGEVSTALPRQLRGFCDVRVLIPGFRQVRAARPAMDIVRTMPRTASLPPWSLGRFATADGLTIYAVLCDELYDREGSPYGPFGGGDFGDNDVRFGRLSLAAAEIAAGEADPNWKPDIIHVNDWPSALAAGYLRWKGLATPSILTIHNLAYQGLYQPQRMAALGIPDLAFHVNGAEFHGKISFLKSGIFYGSHVTTVSETYAQEITTPEHGCGLEGLLKTRMDEGRLTGIVNGIDDSWNALIEGGKTSEQIIRQWKRRNAAEIRKVFELPDSRGPLFSIVSRLVHQKGIDLSLEAAETIVRQGGQLVVTGRGEPRIEEAVEKLARQYPRSVAARIGFDDGEARRLFAASDFLLMPSRFEPCGLSQMYAQRSGALPIAYRTGGLVDTIEDGLSGFLFSSLTGAGLTGAVTRALEAYRSKRDFRQMREHAMAKRFDWRRPTFRYADVYARALAA
- the glgX gene encoding glycogen debranching protein GlgX, whose translation is MARTSIDPSEIKPGHISELGATCDGEGTNFALFSAHAERVELCLFDESGKTETARITLPEYTDEVFHGYLPGIGPGQRYGYRVHGRFAPEEGHRFNPNKLLLDPYAREFSGALDWNDAHYCYEIGAGKDRDLSFSELDSAPFTPKCVVVDWKADPKRPASPAVEWDRTIFYEAHVRGFTQLHPAVPEDKRGTFDGLGEKAVIDYIKALGVTTVELLPVHAYLDDHHLVAKGLSNYWGYNSIGFFAPMARYLGRAGLSSFRDMVRKFHDAGLEVVLDVVYNHTAEGNELGPTLSFKGIDNFSYYRTMPKEPRFYINDTGTGNTVNTSHPRVLQMVMDSLRYWVEVMEVDGFRFDLGTILGREPHGFDPRGGFFDAIGQDPVLRKVKLVGEPWDIGPGGYQVGSFPPGWAEWNDKYRDTVRAYWKGEEGIIRDLAARVTGSGDIYDQRGRRPWAGVNFLTAHDGFTLNDLVSYNDKHNEPNGEDNKDGHGHNLSFNYGTEGPTEDEGIIAVRERQKRNLLATLLLSHGTPMLLSGDEHSHSNRGNNNVYAQDNDTAWMRWDEITARDEALASFVKRVIALRTEHPIFRRASFRDGCVLRWVNPAGGDQQEEHWDDPGVLAIGLLMHRPDVEAGGDEALILFNAFDGEVVFKIPARVKPGSWAVVLDTETGPNSDEGRKGVKADQEITLSPRSLIVLM